Proteins encoded by one window of Enterococcus saccharolyticus subsp. saccharolyticus:
- a CDS encoding nuclease-related domain-containing protein, whose amino-acid sequence MKSYLIGIFLLYITIHFLRYLPLILNYRKSAFKYESDVGLITFLTDKGALGEGLIFFELEKVPCYSRIVTNVYLPTEYGTTEIDLIYLAPSGIYVLESKNYSGWIFGDARSRYWTSVLYQTKNKFYNPIWQNRTHIKYLKRVLGTISVTSIVVFGEQAKLKKIEAEDHIVIKRRKLKRTLTKEIKQVIYTEQDIDRYYAILKQYSNQSNKVKRQHIKNIKNNVTHF is encoded by the coding sequence TTGAAAAGCTATCTTATTGGTATTTTTTTACTATACATAACTATCCATTTTCTGCGTTACTTGCCTTTGATTTTAAACTATCGAAAATCAGCTTTTAAATATGAAAGCGATGTTGGACTGATTACATTTCTGACAGACAAAGGGGCTCTAGGTGAAGGATTAATTTTCTTCGAACTTGAAAAAGTTCCTTGTTACAGTAGAATTGTGACGAATGTCTATTTGCCGACAGAGTACGGCACAACAGAAATTGACTTAATTTATCTTGCACCATCAGGTATTTATGTACTAGAAAGTAAAAATTATAGTGGTTGGATTTTTGGCGATGCACGCTCACGGTATTGGACAAGTGTGCTTTATCAAACTAAAAATAAATTTTATAATCCCATTTGGCAAAATCGCACACATATCAAATATCTGAAAAGAGTCTTAGGAACTATCTCGGTCACATCCATCGTAGTCTTTGGTGAACAAGCCAAGTTAAAAAAAATTGAGGCAGAAGATCATATCGTGATTAAACGTCGCAAGCTGAAACGAACACTTACCAAAGAAATCAAACAGGTCATTTATACCGAGCAGGACATCGATCGCTATTATGCTATCTTGAAGCAATACAGCAATCAAAGCAACAAAGTCAAACGACAACACATCAAAAATATAAAAAACAATGTAACTCATTTTTAA
- a CDS encoding DUF6176 family protein — protein sequence MKMNVEITRFKVRAGKRKQVDEWLAFLNENMSEVLLTLEKEKMYVETIFREVLEGQEFLYWYSVQGDGGQEVEESTHWIDKKHLDYWKECIDPTFAPVKLTTEVVMIPDNIRQKMQ from the coding sequence ATGAAAATGAATGTAGAAATAACGCGCTTTAAAGTACGTGCAGGTAAACGGAAGCAAGTCGATGAATGGCTAGCTTTTTTAAACGAAAATATGTCTGAAGTATTGCTTACTTTGGAAAAAGAAAAAATGTATGTTGAAACGATTTTTCGTGAAGTTCTTGAGGGGCAAGAGTTTCTTTATTGGTATTCTGTCCAAGGTGACGGTGGACAAGAGGTGGAAGAATCGACCCACTGGATAGATAAAAAACATCTCGACTATTGGAAAGAGTGTATTGATCCAACCTTTGCACCTGTAAAATTGACTACAGAAGTTGTAATGATTCCCGATAATATTCGCCAAAAAATGCAGTGA
- a CDS encoding histidine phosphatase family protein: protein MKLYLIRHGEPDYDQVTEANYKGFGRDLSRLTSEGIKQAQAHAKHPLFNTIELLLVSPYTRTMQTALELTRDKDIPVLVE from the coding sequence ATGAAACTATATTTGATTCGTCATGGAGAACCCGATTATGACCAAGTGACAGAGGCAAACTATAAAGGCTTTGGTCGAGATTTATCGCGATTAACAAGTGAAGGCATAAAGCAAGCACAAGCACATGCCAAACATCCTCTTTTCAACACTATCGAATTGTTGTTAGTCTCACCTTATACCCGAACGATGCAGACAGCGCTTGAACTAACGCGAGACAAAGACATACCCGTTTTAGTCGAATGA
- a CDS encoding RpiB/LacA/LacB family sugar-phosphate isomerase, producing MKIIMASDHAGIDLKLEIMDLLTSMGHEVEDMGPYTKEAADLSDYVYPAAVAVAEGQAERGIFVDGVGYGSALIANRIYGIDAVVCQDPFCAKLAREHTDSNVLCLGGKIIGSAIALEIVNVWMTTDFLAEEKYIRRVNKVKEISERHLKPLDECK from the coding sequence TTGAAAATTATTATGGCGAGTGATCATGCAGGAATAGATTTGAAATTAGAAATTATGGATTTATTGACAAGTATGGGGCATGAAGTAGAAGATATGGGCCCTTATACAAAAGAAGCAGCGGATTTATCAGATTATGTCTATCCAGCAGCAGTTGCTGTAGCAGAAGGTCAAGCAGAGCGTGGTATTTTTGTAGATGGTGTAGGGTATGGTAGTGCCTTAATTGCTAATCGAATTTACGGTATTGACGCAGTGGTTTGCCAAGACCCTTTTTGTGCAAAATTAGCGCGTGAACATACCGATAGTAATGTCCTTTGTTTAGGTGGCAAAATTATTGGATCGGCGATTGCCTTAGAAATTGTCAATGTCTGGATGACAACCGATTTCTTAGCTGAAGAAAAATATATTCGCCGTGTCAACAAAGTCAAAGAAATCTCTGAAAGACATCTAAAACCTTTAGATGAATGCAAATAA
- a CDS encoding alkaline phosphatase, with protein sequence MKKRILGLGIASCLALGAVVSTNVLAESSDKKAKVATTENHPKNIIFLIGDGMGVSYTSAYRYFKEEGNHKIAPSTAFDHYLVGQQATHPEDPEENVTDSAAAATAMSAGVKTYNNAIAVDNDLSETPTVLERAKELGKSTGLVATSEITHATPAAFGSHDESRKNMKEIADDYFDNLTDNQQTVDVLLGGGLDYFQRDDRDLVKEFEKSGYSYVANKEELLKDDNAKVLGLFAPEGLPKMIDRDKETPSLAEMTTAAIERLNKNDDGFFLMVEGSQIDWAGHSNDVVGAMSEMQDFEAAFEAAIQFAEKDGNTLVVTTADHSTGGFSIGANDEYNWLTEPLHAAKRTPDFMANEILNGASAKEVLEKYIDFELTKEELATVTKVEKSKELEEIAGPIRKIFDARSNTGWTTGGHTGEDVNVYAYGPKSEEFAGRIDNTDQAKLIFNLLEGKDGKAKINDKDIPKN encoded by the coding sequence ATGAAAAAGCGTATTTTAGGATTGGGTATCGCAAGTTGTTTAGCCTTAGGAGCAGTCGTTTCAACGAATGTTTTAGCAGAAAGTAGCGATAAAAAAGCAAAAGTAGCAACTACAGAGAACCATCCTAAAAACATTATTTTTTTGATTGGTGATGGAATGGGCGTTTCATATACCTCAGCATATCGTTATTTTAAAGAAGAAGGAAATCATAAAATCGCCCCTTCAACAGCCTTTGATCACTATTTAGTGGGACAACAAGCAACACATCCCGAAGATCCAGAAGAAAATGTGACCGATTCGGCTGCAGCAGCGACAGCAATGTCCGCAGGCGTGAAGACGTATAATAATGCGATTGCTGTGGATAATGATTTATCGGAAACACCGACTGTTTTAGAACGTGCGAAAGAATTAGGGAAGTCTACCGGTTTAGTCGCAACATCTGAAATTACCCATGCAACACCGGCTGCTTTTGGTTCTCACGATGAGTCTCGTAAGAACATGAAAGAAATTGCGGATGATTATTTTGATAATTTGACGGATAATCAGCAGACAGTCGATGTATTATTAGGTGGTGGATTGGATTATTTCCAACGAGATGATCGTGATTTAGTGAAAGAATTTGAAAAAAGTGGCTATAGTTATGTCGCAAACAAAGAAGAACTATTAAAAGACGATAATGCGAAAGTCTTAGGTCTTTTTGCACCAGAAGGGTTACCTAAGATGATTGACCGTGACAAAGAAACACCTTCTTTAGCAGAAATGACGACAGCAGCGATTGAACGGTTGAATAAAAATGATGACGGCTTTTTCTTAATGGTTGAAGGAAGTCAAATTGACTGGGCTGGACATAGCAATGATGTTGTCGGTGCGATGAGCGAAATGCAAGATTTTGAAGCGGCATTCGAAGCAGCCATTCAATTTGCTGAAAAAGACGGCAATACCTTAGTCGTCACAACGGCAGACCATTCAACAGGTGGATTTTCAATTGGCGCGAATGATGAATACAATTGGTTGACGGAACCACTTCACGCAGCGAAAAGAACACCCGACTTTATGGCGAATGAAATTTTAAATGGGGCATCTGCGAAAGAAGTTTTGGAAAAATACATTGACTTTGAGTTAACGAAAGAGGAATTAGCGACTGTCACAAAAGTTGAAAAGAGCAAAGAATTGGAAGAAATTGCCGGACCGATTCGCAAGATTTTTGATGCACGCTCCAATACAGGATGGACCACTGGCGGACATACAGGTGAAGATGTGAATGTGTATGCTTATGGGCCAAAATCAGAAGAATTTGCTGGAAGAATTGACAATACCGATCAAGCAAAATTGATTTTCAACTTATTAGAAGGCAAAGATGGCAAAGCGAAAATCAACGATAAAGATATTCCCAAAAATTAA
- a CDS encoding gamma-glutamyl-gamma-aminobutyrate hydrolase family protein (Members of this family of hydrolases with an active site Cys residue belong to MEROPS family C26.), translating into MSAIIGVMPLYDSEKESIWMLPNYLQLIEKNGGIPLIVPLTNKQETLDYFLETCDGFLFTGGQDVSPMLYGEETHANCGEVCLLRDEMETYCFQRALALDKPVLGICRGIQLFNVVLGGTLYQDLPSEFSSSVNHQMTRPYHRKQHEVTLASESLLFKILAKEQLSVNSYHHQGIKTLSPKLKIAATSQDGLIEAVYLPTKRIQSIGDGVVVTDDDGHITNMNCVAENLTGWTREGVYGKEFSEIFVLRSEKTGQLIESPIKQV; encoded by the coding sequence ATGTCAGCGATTATAGGTGTGATGCCATTATATGATTCAGAAAAAGAAAGCATTTGGATGTTGCCCAATTATTTACAATTAATTGAGAAAAATGGTGGGATTCCTTTGATCGTACCGTTGACGAATAAACAAGAAACATTGGATTATTTTCTTGAGACTTGCGATGGTTTTTTATTTACAGGTGGTCAAGACGTGTCACCCATGCTTTATGGTGAAGAGACGCACGCAAATTGTGGCGAAGTTTGCTTGCTTCGTGATGAGATGGAAACGTATTGTTTTCAACGTGCATTGGCTTTGGATAAGCCAGTTTTAGGGATTTGTCGCGGAATACAATTGTTTAATGTCGTCTTAGGAGGAACCTTGTATCAAGATTTACCGTCGGAATTTTCCTCAAGTGTCAACCACCAAATGACACGACCTTATCATCGCAAACAACATGAAGTCACGCTTGCATCGGAGAGTTTATTATTTAAAATTTTAGCAAAAGAACAACTGAGCGTGAATAGCTACCACCATCAAGGCATTAAAACACTAAGTCCCAAACTAAAAATTGCTGCAACTTCGCAAGATGGTTTGATTGAAGCAGTCTATCTACCAACGAAGCGGATTCAATCGATTGGTGATGGTGTCGTTGTTACCGATGATGACGGTCATATTACCAATATGAATTGTGTAGCAGAAAACTTAACAGGTTGGACACGTGAAGGCGTGTACGGGAAAGAATTCTCTGAAATTTTTGTCTTGCGTAGTGAAAAAACAGGGCAATTAATCGAAAGTCCGATTAAGCAAGTGTGA
- a CDS encoding GNAT family N-acetyltransferase, which translates to MSKLEEELNRPQFADFFQLACYDEKRLVGYLSVVSNGATDAYIQDVMVAPAYQGQGIGTTLIELSAHTRYFSRGRFRNQAIAKIKAHRIYMIHVIYGEESLRKYYEKFGFYTMLAGQMESHEV; encoded by the coding sequence TTGTCGAAATTAGAGGAAGAATTAAACCGTCCTCAGTTTGCTGATTTTTTTCAGCTTGCTTGTTACGACGAAAAACGATTAGTCGGGTACCTTTCCGTTGTGAGTAATGGGGCAACTGATGCGTACATTCAAGATGTAATGGTTGCGCCAGCCTATCAAGGACAAGGCATTGGTACAACTTTGATTGAACTGAGCGCGCACACCCGTTACTTTAGTCGTGGGAGGTTCAGGAATCAAGCGATTGCCAAGATAAAAGCACATCGCATTTACATGATTCATGTCATTTACGGTGAAGAATCCTTACGAAAATATTATGAAAAATTTGGTTTCTATACGATGCTTGCTGGACAGATGGAAAGTCACGAAGTATAA
- the yghU gene encoding glutathione-dependent disulfide-bond oxidoreductase: MSEYNIPKVWEWKQEEKNQFGNQPVAGSRFEQKLPVGDKSLQVYSLGTPNGMKVTILLEELREAGVEDAQYDLYKINIGEGDQFGSDFVKINPNSKIPAMMDYSGEQPIRVFESVSILLYLAEKFGKFIPTTLAERTELMNWLFWQTGAAPFVGGGFGHFYHYAPFPQEYPIDRYTMETKRQLDLLDKHLVENAYINGEEYTIADMALWPWYGRLVQGELYGGAAEFLNAQEYTNLKAWADKIAERPAVKRALEADYKPIK, encoded by the coding sequence ATGTCAGAATACAACATCCCAAAAGTCTGGGAATGGAAGCAAGAAGAAAAGAATCAGTTTGGTAACCAACCTGTAGCAGGCAGCCGTTTTGAACAAAAACTTCCTGTAGGAGATAAATCACTACAAGTCTATTCATTAGGGACACCGAATGGCATGAAAGTCACTATCTTATTAGAAGAACTACGTGAAGCAGGCGTGGAAGATGCGCAATATGATTTATATAAAATTAATATTGGCGAAGGCGATCAGTTTGGTAGTGATTTTGTTAAAATTAATCCGAATTCTAAAATTCCAGCGATGATGGATTATTCAGGTGAACAACCAATTCGTGTTTTCGAATCGGTTTCTATCTTGTTATATTTAGCAGAGAAATTTGGCAAATTTATCCCAACAACACTAGCAGAGAGAACAGAATTAATGAACTGGCTATTTTGGCAAACAGGTGCAGCACCGTTTGTTGGCGGTGGATTTGGGCATTTTTACCACTATGCACCGTTTCCACAAGAATACCCGATTGACCGTTATACAATGGAAACCAAACGCCAACTTGATTTATTAGACAAACATTTGGTAGAGAATGCCTATATCAATGGTGAAGAGTACACGATTGCAGATATGGCACTTTGGCCTTGGTATGGCCGTTTAGTTCAAGGAGAATTATATGGTGGAGCAGCTGAATTTTTAAATGCCCAAGAGTATACGAATTTAAAGGCATGGGCCGATAAAATTGCAGAACGCCCAGCAGTGAAACGTGCGTTGGAAGCTGACTACAAACCAATTAAATAA
- a CDS encoding VOC family protein, with protein sequence MIHHIELYVSNLAQTKQFYDFLFAELGAVVYQQWPNGISYQFEKEYIVFVQVEAAYKQPPYHRKHIGLNHLAFQVADQQQVDHLRKKLLTRGVSELYADAYPFAGGSNHYAFYVVRYKLLDNDDGAFSPALFYQHPLDHSKNKLFHCVLPQDLSI encoded by the coding sequence ATGATTCATCATATTGAACTATACGTCAGTAATCTAGCGCAAACAAAGCAATTTTATGACTTTTTATTTGCCGAATTAGGTGCTGTCGTTTACCAACAATGGCCCAATGGTATTAGTTACCAATTTGAAAAGGAATACATTGTATTTGTGCAAGTCGAAGCAGCCTACAAACAGCCTCCGTATCATAGAAAACATATTGGTTTAAATCATCTTGCTTTTCAAGTAGCTGACCAACAACAAGTGGATCATTTAAGAAAAAAATTGCTGACTAGAGGCGTCTCTGAACTTTACGCAGATGCGTATCCTTTTGCAGGCGGCAGCAACCACTATGCCTTTTATGTTGTTCGATATAAACTCCTTGATAATGATGATGGAGCTTTTTCGCCAGCGTTGTTTTACCAACATCCGTTGGACCATTCAAAAAATAAACTCTTTCATTGCGTTCTTCCTCAAGACCTCTCTATCTAA